The following are from one region of the Trichoderma breve strain T069 chromosome 5, whole genome shotgun sequence genome:
- a CDS encoding nmrA-like family domain-containing protein, translating to MASFKPLHILAFGATGNIGKHIVNQLIRATPPFPRISIFTSPNTVATKPELLSQWKDAGVSVIVGDITKAEDVKRAYDGVDTAISCLGRGALEHQFELIRLADESDSVRWFFPSEYGTDPDHDPSSAFEKPHQFKRRVRKTFAEEVKNLKPTYLVVGPYIEMWVDGDETFGGFDIKNKKAALLGDGEQPIGFTAMEDVGKGLVAALQRPEVSVGKVLKIASFTKSPNQILAEYEKQLGYKLDTKYVPLDDVKSLEKKFWDEGNPRAVVGTLRRIWATGGAVYDKLDNEALGLDKGQLQSLKEAVRNRIQGKPF from the exons ATGGCGTCCTTCAAACCTTTGCACATTCTGGCCTTTGGCGCTACTGGCAACATTGGGAAACACATCGTCAACCAACTCATTCGCGCTACGCCCCCATTCCCCAGAATCTCAATCTTCACCTCTCCAAATACAGTGGCAACCAAGCCCGAGCTCTTGAGCCAGTGGAAAGATGCAGGCGTATCGGTTATTGTTGGTGACATCACCAAAGCGGAAGACGTGAAGAGAGCGTATGACGGGGTTGATACTGCCATCAGCTGCCTGGGCCGAGGGGCTTTGGAGCATCAATTTGAGCTCATCCGGTTGGCGGACGAATCAGACTCTGTCCGCTGGTTCTTCCCATCGGAATACGGCACGGATCCGGATCATGACCCTAGCAGTGCTTTCGAAAAACCTCATCAATTCAAGCGGAGGGTGCGCAAGACATTCGCCGAGGAAGTGAAGAATTTGAAACCTACATACTTAGTTGTGGGACCATACATTGAGATGTGGgttgacggcgacgagaCATTCGGCGGGTTTGACATCAAGAATAAAAAGGCAGCTctccttggagatggagagcaacCCATTGGATTTACAGCTATGGAAGA TGTCGGTAAAGGATTGGTAGCAGCGCTACAGCGCCCAGAGGTATCAGTTGGTAAGGTGCTCAAAATCGCCTCGTTTACAAAGTCACCCAATCAGATCCTGGCCGAATATGAAAAGCAGCTTGGATACAAACTTGATACCAAGTATGTCCCTCTAGATGATGTTAAGAGCCTCGAGAAGAAGTTCTGGGACGAGGGTAATCCACGTGCCGTTGTTGGCACGCTGCGACGGATTTGGGCCACAGGCGGAGCGGTTTACGATAAGCTGGACAATGAGGCACTTGGATTGGATAAAGGTCAACTGCAGTCCCTCAAAGAGGCAGTGCGAAACCGTATTCAGGGTAAACCATTTTAG
- a CDS encoding sugar transporter domain-containing protein, whose protein sequence is MVYLNLRGKKLLAGITISSGLGFILFGYDNGVIGGLLTAPDFESTFNLDSTLQGVVTSLFELGCFFGSLVTAVAGGRLGRRTLAHLGTLSITIGALLQASSFSVGQLMVGRIVAGIGLGLISSNIAIWQSETAPANVRGTLVACSLSFLIVGQLLANLIDYGMNSYSGPVTWRFPIAFQAVLALLMSALLFFMPESPRYLIMKDRIEETVEVLQALKDTNDRETVAAEIAEIKEALLLELNSQKSWTDLFKNDKVKSRRRVIIACVVNLMQDLSGSTPIAYYTTFIFQNSVGFSRHLSLLMSIFLQLWFLLASTLTWWLIERVGRRRLFMLSACCMGMVMAVVAAMLAVNTRTSGIVAVVMIFAYQAFFTWGFMGGVWVYGPEILPLEYRSKGMGLATATLWLFSFVMVEIVPSSISNIGWKTYIIFAVFNFSFIPIIYLFFPETKGLSLELVDLAFMDDSMSPVKRAKELHKMIASGEELTLRTEVGGKDVDIVHIEEKTA, encoded by the exons ATGGTGTACCTTAACCTGAGAGGCAAGAAACTGTTAGCTGGAATAACAATTTCCAGTGGTTTAGGTTTCATTCTGTTCG GCTATGATAATGGTGTTATCGGCGGTCTGCTTACTGCTCCCGACTTTGAATCAACATTTAATCTCGACTCTACACTTCAGGGAGTGGTTACTTCATTATTCGAGCTAGGATGTTTCTTTGGGTCCCTTGTCACAGCCGTTGCAGGTGGTCGACTGGGCCGTCGGACTCTCGCACATCTTGGCACATTATCCATTACCATTGGTGCTCTTCTTCAGGCCTCTAGCTTTTCTGTTGGTCAGTTGATGGTCGGGCGCATCGTCGCTGGTATTGGTCTTGGCCTTATATCTAGCAACATAGCTATCTGGCAATCAGAGACTGCTCCAGCAAACGTGCGTGGCACGTTAGTCGCGTGCTCATTGAGTTTCCTCATTGTCGGCCAACTTTTAGCGAATTTAATCGATTATGGCATGAATAGCTATTCTGGTCCGGTCACATGGCGATTCCCAATTGCCTTCCAGGCGGTTCTAGCACTTCTCATGAGTGCGCTTCTATTCTTCATGCCTGAAT CTCCTCGATACCTTATAATGAAAGATCGCATTGAAGAGACTGTCGAAGTCCTTCAGGCGCTCAAAGATACCAATGATAGGGAGACTGTTGCCGCTGAGATTGCAGAGATCAAGGAGGCCCTTTTACTAGAACTCAACTCTCAGAAAAGCTGGACGGATCTTTTCAAGAATGACAAGGTCAAATCACGCCGCCGCGTTATTATTGCTTGCGTTGTCAACTTGATGCAAGACCTGAGTGGAAGTACTCCGATAGCCTATTACACTACTTTCAT CTTTCAGAATTCCGTTGGCTTCTCTCGGCATTTGTCCTTGCTCATGTCCATCTTCCTGCAGCTGTGGTTCCTTTTGGCGTCAACACTTACTTGGTGGCTGATTGAGCGTGTTGGGCGTCGGAGATTATTTATGCTCTCAGCTTGCTGTATGGGCATGGTCATGGCAGTTGTTGCAGCGATGCTGGCTGTCAATACCCGTACTTCTGGAATTGTAGCTGTCGTCATGATCTTTGCGTATCAGGCATTTTTCACATGGGGATTTATGGGTGGTGTTTGG GTCTATGGGCCAGAAATATTACCTCTCGAGTATCGATCCAAAGGAATGGGCCTTGCCACCGCCACCCTTTGGCTATTTTCTTTCGTGATGGTTGAGATTGTCCCTTCAAGCATATCCAACATCGGATGGAAAACATACATCATATTTGCAGTGTTCAACTTTTCCTTTATTCCCATCATCTACTTATTCTTCCCAGAGACTAAAGGCCTCAGTCTTGAGTTGGTCGACCTTGCTTTCATGGACGATTCAATGTCTCCGGTCAAGCGTGCCAAGGAGCTGCACAAGATGATTGCATCTGGCGAAGAATTGACTCTCAGAACTGAGGTGGGTGGAAAGGACGTTGATATCGTGCATATAGAGGAAAAGACGGCATAA
- a CDS encoding amino acid permease domain-containing protein: MASNEPEKPKSIKNGITYTRDFEVVEMSDLSPSKSQSQFAVATSYSITTNSRPRTSRKKSMGRRFVDSFRRVPGGLPMTGNHGYHVNDDLPDMGQAGGRFYDLRAANVRTANSALARDLKGRHLQMIAIGGSVGTGLFVASGVALYQSGPASLLLGYLVTGAIQFCTMQSMGELVTAFPVAGSFSAFSSRFLDPSWGFAMGWNYALQWLVALPVEMISGALAIQYWNASLNPSIFVTIFLLAIVGINLMGIKGYGEAEFIFSTVKVTAIVGFILLGVVINIGGPPTSGYIGGHYWTDPGPTHNGFKGFCSVLATSSFSFVGTEIIGLAAAETANPRKSLPSAIKQVFWRIGIFYIVSLLLVTLLVPYNEPRLLGGQSSVDAVASPFVIAVESAGSTILPSVMNAVIMIAVLSVGNSAIFGSSRTLASLAEQSHAPAIFSYVDRKGRPLVAILFASSLGLLAYLVNVKIHSEIFDWLFAICGLSSLFTWGSICLCHIRFRRAWAAAGYSVNHLPFVSQAGVLGSILGLVGNILVLASQFWVAISPVPTSPTDQPTITARNFFLKMLAVPIVILFYIGHKLWFRTQIVSIASMDIHTGRSFSRVQSHVSAEEEELRRTWPLWKRIYRTLC; this comes from the exons ATGGCATCCAACGAGCCAGAAAAGCCAAAATCCATCAAAAATGGCATCACATACACCAGGGATTTTGAAGTGGTCGAAATGAGCGACTTGTCGCCCAGCAAATCCCAAAGCCAGTTCGCAGTAGCAACGTCGTATTCCATTACAACCAATTCACGACCTAGGACTTCTCGCAAGAAGTCAATGGGCCGCCGATTTGTTGACAGCTTTCGTCGAGTCCCTGGAGGTCTTCCCATGACCGGCAACCATGGCTATCATGTCAACGATGATCTCCCCGACATGGGACAAGCTGGTGGCCGCTTCTATGACCTTCGTGCTGCCAATGTCCGGACAGCCAATTCTGCACTTGCGCGAGACCTCAAGGGCCGCCATCTGCAAATGATTGCCATTGGAGGCTCCGTCG GGACGGGTCTTTTCGTGGCATCGGGCGTGGCTCTCTACCAAAGCGGCCCAGCTTCCTTACTGCTTGGCTACCTTGTTACTGGTGCTATACAATTTTGCACCATGCAAAGTATGGGTGAATTGGTAACCGCATTTCCAGTTGCCGGTTCGTTTTCTGCATTTTCCAGTCGGTTTCTGGACCCATCATGGGGTTTCGCTATGGGTTGGAA TTATGCTTTACAATGGCTTGTCGCTCTACCTGTTGAGATGATTTCTGGGGCTTTGGCCATCCAATATTGGAATGCATCTCTTAACCCATCCATCTTCGTAACCATCTTTCTACTCGCAATCGTCGGCATAAATCTGATGGGAATCAAAGGATATGGCGAGGCAGAATTTATCTTCTCCACAGTTAAAGTAACTGCCATTGTGGGCTTCAT ACTCCTGGGGGTAGTTATCAATATCGGAGGACCGCCAACCAGTGGTTACATTGGCGGGCATTATTGGACAGATCCTGGCCCAACACACAACGGCTTCAAAGGCTTCTGCAGCGTCTTAGCCACATCTTCGTTTTCGTTTGTCGGTACCGAAATCATCGGACTGGCTGCGGCTGAGACTGCGAACCCAAGGAAGTCCCTTCCAAGCGCTATCAAACAAGTGTTCTGGAGAATTGGCATTTTTTACATTGTATCACTGCTGTTGGTGACTCTGTTGGTTCCGTACAACgagcctcgtcttcttggagGCCAAAGCTCTGTCGATGCGGTTGCTAGCCCGTTTGTTATTGCCGTCGAGAGCGCTGGCTCAACAATTTTACCCAGCGTTATGAATGCTGTTATTATGATTGCAGTGTTGAGTGTGGGAAACTCTGCCATATTCGGATCTTCGAGAACGCTGGCCTCCTTGGCTGAGCAGTCGCACGCGCCGGCCATATTTTCCTACGTTGATCGCAAGGGGCGACCCTTAGTCGCGATTCTTTTCGCCTCTTCTCTAGGCCTTCTGGCCTACTTAGTCAATGTTAAGATTCATTCAGAAATCTTCGATTGGCTTTTCGCTATTTGTGGTTTGTCCAGTCTGTTTACTTGGGGCAGCATTTGCCTCTGTCATATTCGATTCCGGAGAGCTTGGGCAGCCGCAGGCTACTCGGTAAATCACCTACCATTTGTTTCACAGGCCGGTGTTCTAGGCTCTATCCTAGGATTGGTTGGCAATATACTGGTGCTGGCTTCCCAGTTTTGGGTTGCCATATCTCCAGTGCCAACCAGTCCCACGGATCAGCCCACTATCACTGCCAGAAACTTCTTCCTCAAGATGTTGGCCGTCCCAATCGTCATTCTGTTCTATATTGGACATAAATTGTGGTTCAGAACACAAATTGTTAGCATAGCATCTATGGACATCCACACTGGGAGAAGCTTTTCGAGAGTACAGTCCCATGTTtcggcagaggaggaggagctgcgcCGTACATGGCCCTTGTGGAAGAGGATTTACAGGACACTCTGTTGA
- a CDS encoding major facilitator superfamily domain-containing protein produces MSIDPKSTEADDNEQQRQSKSEQQSSGNDVLVSDAERDEITLSRARTIESQHSLTVGVPLVGREDASPLPPRGAGKPYPPDLLEKDSYIVEFDGADDPIHPQNWPMKTKAIITAILSITTFITTFASGIYAPAISTIAADYKVALEVATLGVTLYVLGFSAGPVLWGPLSEIKGRRLPLVVAAFGTAIFHFAVAVSKDLQSIMISRFFAGFFGTSPLAVGGAVFVDLFDNKTRGIAVTIFTLSVFIGPMFSPFIGGFIVTSHLGWRWTQYLSGILASAAAVANFVFVHETYPPIILARKAAELRRRTQNWAIHAKQEETEVNFREMVERNFIRPLHMLVVEPIVLLISIYSAFIYGLLYLFLTAYPIIFQGVYGMRPGISGLPELGAVLGCIITGIIMVLRAPIYRRKLEANNNMPVPEWRLPEAMVGAVLFAGGMFWLGWSGYRKEVHWIVPTIGGVVTGLGISMVFLQAFNYLIDAYLMLAASALAANTFLRSLFGAIFPLFASYMFKGMGIQWAMTLLGCVAALLAPVPVIFYIKGAQIRKVSKYTPKLPPPAATSKPGKEEV; encoded by the exons ATGAGCATTGATCCCAAGTCGACCGAAGCCGATGACAATGAGCAGCAACGTCAGTCTAAATCGGAACAGCAATCTAGTGGAAACGATGTTCTTGTCAGTGATGCAGAACGGGATGAAATAACTTTGAGCCGTGCACGAACAATCGAAAGCCAACACAGCCTTACCGTAGGAGTGCCGTTGGTAGGCAGAGAGGACGCATCACCTCTGCCACCGAGGGGAGCCGGAAAACCTTACCCTCCAGATCTCTTGGAGAAAGATAGCTACATCGTGGAGTTTGACGGCGCTGATGATCCCATTCATCCGCAAAATTGGCCTATGAAGACAAA GGCTATAATTACTGCGATATTGTCTATCACTACATTTATCACGACCTTCGCCAGTGGTATATACGCGCCCGCCATTTCGACAATAGCAGCAGACTATAAAGTTGCTCTAGAAGTTGCCACACTCGGCGTCACACTTTATGTCCTGGGGTTTTCGGCAGG ACCGGTGTTATGGGGGCCACTCTCTGAAATCAAGGGGCGTCGGCTGCCTCTCGTCGTTGCCGCCTTCGGGACTGCGATTTTCCACTTCGCCGTAGCAGTTTCCAAAGATCTTCAAAGCATCATGATCAGCCGCTTCTTTGCAGGCTTTTTTGGAACTAGTCCTCTTGCCGTGGGCGGTGCTGTGTTTGTGGATTTGTTTGACAACAAGACTCGCGGCATTGCA GTTACAATTTTCACACTGTCTGTTTTCATTGGCCCCATGTTCTCACCATTCATCGGAGGCTTCATTGTCACGAGCCATCTTGGCTGGCGGTGGACTCAGTATCTTTCGGGCATCCTCGCgtctgcagcagctgtggcaaactttgtctttgttcaCGAGACTTACCCGCCAATTATTTTGGCTCGAAAGGCAGCTGAGTTGCGTCGGAGAACACAGAACTGGGCTATTCACGCCAAGCAAGAGGAAACCGAGGTCAACTTTCGCGAAATGGTTGAACGCAATTTTATCCGACCGCTTCACATGCTTGTCGTCGAGCCCATCGTCTTGCTGATCAG TATTTATTCTGCATTTATTTATGGACTACTATATTTGTTTCTCACTGCATATCCGATCATTTTCCAAGGAGTTTATGGCATGAGGCCGGGTATCAGCGGTCTCCCCGAGTTGGGCGCCGTACTTGGTTGCATTATAACAGGCATCATAATGGTTTTGAGAGCACCAATCTATAGGCGCAAACTTGAAGCAAACAACAATATGCCCGTGCCAGAATGGCGACTGCCTGAAGCTATGGTTGGAGCGGTTCTCTTCGCTGGTGGCATGTTTTGGCTCGGTTGGTCTGGCTATCGAAAAGAAGTTCACTGGATTGTTCCAACAATCGGTGGTGTTGTGACGGGGCTCGGCATCTCAATGGTTTTTCTTCAGGCGTTCAATTATCTTATTGACGCTTACCTGATG CTTGCGGCTTCAGCTCTAGCAGCTAATACCTTTCTACGATCGCTATTTGGTGCTATATTTCCTCTTTTCGCCTCTTATATGTTTAAAGGGATGGGTATACAATGGGCAATGACATTGTTGGGGTGTGTCGCGGCTCTGCTGGCGCCTGTGCCTGTCATTTTCTACATCAAGGGCGCACAGATCCGAAAAGTGAGCAAATACACGCCCAAGCTCCCACCTCCAGCGGCCACTTCGAAGCCTGGAAAGGAAGAGGTTTAA
- a CDS encoding aldolase/RraA domain-containing protein has translation MAPDPANSRHLIKELEKYTSCDVADALSKLGYAHGGFLSDLTMYSPTMQSGKTKIIGEAYTVRFAAVNHRNDPRPPNHFIDTVPKDAILFISVPAHLINSVYGGLMSMRAQLLGAKGTIVDGRVRDLQEHRDLDYPVFARGIGTNAAAEVCFPSQINVPVRLNSAGQEAWIRPADILIGDLNGVVCIPKEALKSCLEILPDIVNADTKCAEDILKGQSFAEVLRKHKGKL, from the exons ATGGCACCAGATCCAGCCAATTCTAGACATTTAATCAAGGAGCTAGAAAAATACACATCGTGTGAT GTTGCCGATGCTCTCTCGAAACTTGGTTATGCCCATGGTGGCTTCCTTAGTGATTTAACAATGTATTCGCCAACTATGCAAAGTGGCAAAACGAAGATAATTGGCGAGGCCTACACTGTACGATTTGCAGCTGTTAATCATAGAAACGACCCTCGTCCGCCAAATCATTTT ATAGATACTGTTCCAAAGGATGCCATTCTATTCATATCAGTACCAGCGCATTTAATCAATAGTGTGTATGGCGGATTAATGTCAATGCGCGCGCAACTTCTGGGAGCAAAGGGTACAATTGTCGACGGTCGCGTCCGCGATTTACAAGAGCATCGTGATCTTGACTACCCG GTTTTTGCACGAGGAATCGGTACAAATGCAGCGGCAGAAGTCTGCTTTCCCTCTCAGATTAACGTCCCCGTGCGCCTCAACAGTGCTGGACAAGAAGCATGGATTAGACCTGCGGACATTCTCATTGGAGATCTCAATGGTGTTGTCTGTATACCAAAGGAAGCTCTGAAGAGTTGCCTCGAGATTTTACCAGATATTGTCAATGCTGATACAAAATGTGCCGAAGATATTCTCAAAGGCCAGTCGTTTGCGGAGGTTCTTCGAAAGCACAAAGGAAAGCTGTGA
- a CDS encoding alpha/beta hydrolase fold domain-containing protein, giving the protein MDPVTVSAHDQALSYISDPRFSQEFILPRTANRDSITVCYADLGFKPESPTASRSTPTVLFIPGMFGSRYIGGLLDPVARKFGVRVVVVDRPGMGLSTRVPLSQRLSTWIEVVPPLLAHLDIEHIALVSHSFGVMYLLNTLHHYRDMLHPERPFVALMAPWVDPAQSKLTLWQMAQYIPTPAISVMNRITPAFATSGTIFTKASSFLSSSISSIGGGDGDVQLELGPMRMKKIFEGDTTGANDEALQCLRKGDGSSWGECDDYNVFVKALVSAERQKQQLDANSQGHAKLKVRAYFAENDVMIGKEGQKYVEECWGWQENTFDDVVDFSSATVADTDHDSVMESIETLEKIFKDVKGSLT; this is encoded by the exons ATGGATCCCGTTACAGTTTCAGCGCACGATCAGGCGCTCAGCTACATCTCGGATCCTCGCTTCAGCCAAGAGTTCATTCTTCCCAGAACCGCAAACCGCGACTCCATCACTGTTTGCTATGCTGACCTGGGATTTAAGCCCGAATCTCCGACTGCGAGTCGCAGTACGCCAACTGTGCTCTTCATCCCCGGCATGTTTGGGTCCAGATATATCGGAGGACTTCTAGATCCAGTCGCGCGTAAATTTGGAGTGAGAGTTGTGGTAGTCGATAG ACCTGGAATGGGCCTTTCAACCCGCGTGCCGCTTTCGCAGCGGCTTTCGACGTGGATTGAAGTCGTACCCCCTCTATTGGCACATTTAGATATCGAGCATATCGCCTTAGTTTCGCATTCATTTGGGGTGATGTACTTGCTTAATACCTTGCATCATTACCGGGATATGCTACATCCTGAGCGGCCTTTTGTTGCATTAATGG CGCCGTGGGTTGATCCAGCGCAATCCAAACTTACATTATGGCAGATGGCTCAATATATCCCGACACCAGCCATTAGTGTCATGAACCGCATTACACCTGCATTCGCCACAAGTGGGACTATTTTTACAAAGGCTAGCagttttctctcttcgtCTATCTCTTCTATCGGCGGTGGTGACGG GGATGTACAGCTGGAACTAGGGCCAATGCGTATGAAGAAGATTTTCGAGGGAGACACCACTGGTGCCAATGACGAGGCACTTCAGTGCTTGAGAAAAGGCGACGGATCGTCGTGGGGAGAGTGTGATGACTACAATGTCTTTGTAAAAGCATTGGTGAGCGCTGAGAGGCAAAAACAACAGCTGGACGCAAATTCTCAAGGCCACGCGAAGCTAAAAGTGAGGGCATACTTTGCCGAAAACGATGTCATGATTGGTAAAGAGGGTCAGAAGTACGTTGAAGAATGCTGGGGATGGCAAGAGAATACATTTGACGACGTCGTTGACTTCAGCTCAGCTACTGTCGCTGATACTGACCATGACAGCGTTATGGAATCCATTGAAACACTCGAGAAGATCTTCAAGGATGTCAAAGGCAGTCTAACATGA
- a CDS encoding FAD binding domain-containing protein yields MAPTIAIVGAGPCGLTLARLLECRGIDYVVYERDKSEVSNRRGGSLDIHTQTGQLALKEAGLFDEFKKHARYEDMSFTIANQQGERVFRKNAGQGRDAPEIDRILLRQILLDSIPKEKVRWNHVLKSVTLEQDGHHILQFTNGSSASGFKLVVGADGAWSKVRPSITPVKPQYSGNHYIESRINPESPHYPTMVSKIGAGSFMCLGSSKEIVTQRQGNGSYRIYLGVTVPEDFVRGGTVNLEDTESTRRLFLSSEYFGNWAEELKDLIRYSEDFRSWPLYYMDPETLRWDSVPGLTLVGDAAHVAVPNGEGVNCAMADALSLASKIATYGTDALNRAVAEYEEDMFRRGVEHIKDGLQMATLIRHKDGPDALISFFKTAMENAAQRSS; encoded by the exons ATGGCTCCTACTATTGCCATTGTCGGTGCCGGGCCTTGTGGCTTGACTCTGGCGCGTCTTTTGGAGTGCAGAGGCATCGACTATGTCGTTTATGAGCGTGACAAATCCGAAGTCTCCAATCGCAGAGGAGGGAGCCTTGACATTCACACACAGACAGGACAGCTTGCGTTGAAAGAAGCAGGGCTTTTTGATGAGTTCAAGAAGCATGCTAGATACGAAGATATGTCTTTCACAATTGCCAATCAGCAGGGAGAAAGGGTTTTCCGGAAAAATGCTGGCCAAGGGCGCGATGCGCCTGAAATCGATCGCATCTTGCTACGCCAAATTTTGTTAGACTCAATCCCGAAGGAAAAGGTTCGCTGGAATCACGTTCTTAAGAGCGTCACACTGGAGCAAGACGGGCATCATATTCTTCAATTCACAAACGGATCATCAGCTTCCGGATTCAAGCTTGTGGTTGGTGCAGATGGCGCATGGAGCAAAGTGCGACCTTCG ATTACACCAGTAAAGCCACAATATTCGGGTAACCACTATATAGAGTCAAGAATAAATCCCGAAAGCCCTCACTATCCAACCATGGTCTCAAAAATCGGCGCGGGCAGTTTCATGTGTTTAGGTTCTTCGAAAGAGATCGTCACCCAACGTCAGGGCAACGGATCGTACAGAATTTATCTTGGAGTTACAGTACCCGAAGATTTTGTTCGAGGTGGCACCGTCAATCTGGAGGATACAGAATCAACCCGGCgtctatttctttcttcggAATACTTTGGGAATTGGGCAGAAGAGCTAAAAGACCTGATTCGATACTCGGAAGACTTCCGCAGCTGGCCCCTTTACTACATGGATCCAGAGACTCTGAGATGGGACTCTGTTCCTGGTTTAACATTGGTAGGAGATGCTGCTCATGTAGCAGTCCCAAATGGTGAAGGGGTCAACTGTGCCATGGCAGATGCGCTCTCTCTGGCCTCAAAAATTGCAACATATGGTACAGATGCCTTGAACCGCGCCGTTGCGGAATATGAGGAAGATATGTTTCGTCGTGGAGTCGAGCATATAAAGGATGGTCTACAAATGGCGACCCTGATACGGCACAAAGATGGCCCCGATGCACTCATATCTTTTTTCAAGACCGCAATGGAAAATGCAGCTCAACGCTCTAGTTAA
- a CDS encoding zinc-binding dehydrogenase domain-containing protein, with translation MRAIDIRGDVGPAESLYMTEIPKPAPKEGQALVKVKAFGINRADIMQRDGEYPVPPWVGKIMGLDVGDEVFALAYGGAYAEYITISTHMLIHKPPHLSWEEAAGIPETWLTATKVMYKIGEFTRGKSVLWHAGASGVSISGIQLALSAGASAVYATARSDEKCDFCVNTLGATAAFNTTDPNWVDQVMKATNSKGVDIIADLIGPDVFAENLKIAAKDARIVLIGLMSGFTFKKEFDMGLLAFKRVRYEGSTLRSRDEEFQRKLRDTFVSEALPQFQSGQFKVYIEKVLPWEKIIDAHKLMETNKIMGKIICTIN, from the exons ATGAGAGCAATTG ATATCCGGGGCGATGTTGGCCCAGCAGAATCCCTTTATATGACAGAAATCCCAAAGCCGGCGCCCAAAGAAGGCCAGGCGCTGGTAAAAGTCAAAGCATTCGGAATCAACCGCGCAGATATTATGCAGCGCGACGGAGAATATCCTGTCCCTCCCTGGGTCGGTAAAATTATGGGATTGGA TGTTGGCGACGAAGTGTTCGCTTTGGCATACGGAG GAGCCTATGCCGAGTACATTACTATCTCAACTCATATGCTAATCCACAAGCCGCCGCATTTGTCATGGGAAGAGGCTGCGGGTATTCCCGAA ACGTGGCTTACCGCAACAAAAGTGATGTATAAGATCGGAGAATTTACACGTGGCAAATCTGTTCTCTGGCAtgctggagcttctggagtTTCTATCAGTGGCATCCAGCTTGCCCTCAGCGCTGGGGCCTCAGCCGTTTATGCAACAGCACGATCCGACGAAAAATGCGACTTCTGCGTTAATACTCTGGGAGCTACTGCGGCTTTCAACACGACCGATCCAAATTGGGTTGACCAAGTGATGAAGGCAACTAATAGCAAAGGTGTTGACATAATTGCTGATCTAATTGGTCCTGATGTCTTCGCCGAGAATCTCAAGATTGCTGCCAAAGATGCAAGAATTGTCTTGATCGGATTAATGAGCGGATTTACCTTTAAAAAGGAATTTGACATGGGACTGCTAGCCTTCAAAAGAGTCAGATACGAAGGCTCAACTCTGAGAAGCCGAGACGAAGAATTTCAGCGCAAACTGAGAGATACTTTTGTATCAGAGGCCCTTCCACAGTTCCAATCTGGGCAGTTCAAAGTCTACATCGAAAAGGTTTTGCCTTGGGAAAAAATCATCGATGCGCACAAGCTGATGGAGACAAACAAGATTATGGGAAAGATTATTTGTACGATTAACTAA